TTAGCTGGTGTATCACGGGCGACAGTATCACGCGTGATCAATAACCATCCTAATATCCGCCAGGAAGTCCGTGAACGAGTTGAACACATCATCGCTGAGACGGGTTATCAACCCAATGCTGCGGCTCGTTCCCTGGCCTCTAACCGATCTGATATCATCGGGCTGTTTATCCCCTTTGTAGTGGATGCACTTTTTAATAGCCCCTACTTCGCCCTGTTGATACAGGGCATTGCCCAGGCCTGTAACAGTTACAATCTGACGCTCTCCTTGTTCTTGCTTGAGAATGATCACGATGAGCGGGCTTTGCAGCGCCTCGCTGGTAATACGCTGATTGACGCCATGATCGTCTATACTGATTCGACCCAACCGGATAATGTCTCGTATCGGCTGATTGAATCTCTCAAGCGGCGGCATGTTCCTTTTGTACAGGTTTGCACGCCGCTAACCGATATGACAGGTATCCCCTATGTGGATATTGACCATGAAGCAGGTGCCTATCAGGCGACGCGCCATCTCATACAGGAAGGCTACCAGCGCATCGGGCAGATTCGTACCAGCGGCAATATCACCAGCGCATTACGAGATGTTGGTTATCGACGTGCTATGAAAGAGGCGGGCTTATCTATTGATGAATCGCTGACGGTCTACGGTAACTATTCTGAGAAGAGCGGTTACCTGGCGATGCAGCAGTTCATCGCCATGAATGGCAGCATGCCGGATGCTGTCTTTTCCCATGCGGATACGATGGCTTTTGGTGCCCTGCGTGCCTTACGAGAACGCTCGCTTTCTGTGCCACAGGATTTAGCCATGGTTGGCTTTGATGATTTGCCCGGTTCTGCTGCCAGCGACCCACCCTTGAGCACTGTCCGTCAGCCCATTAAACAGCTTGGGCAAGCCGCTGTGGATTTACTCCAGGAAGTGATTGCTGCTGAAGACCTCGTTGTTCGTAAGACGGTTGTCCCTGTTGAGCTGGTTGTCAGGGCATCTTCTAAAGGGCTTCCTACCGCATGAACTGAGCCGGGTCATGATGTGATCTTAACGATATGCTTTTGATGGTACACGACGAATAGCACACGACTTGAGAAACGTTTATCAATAAAGGACCAATAAACACATGGAACAAAGTACAGCTTATAAAGATGCGACTCGGACGATAGAGGAGCGCATTGATAGCCTGCTGGCGCAGATGACGCTGGACGAGAAAATCGGCCAGATGACGCAACCAGAGAAAAATAGCATCACCCCGGAAGACGTCACAAAATACTTCATCGGGTCTGTCCTGAGCGGTGGCGGTGGTAACCCAACGCCAAATAATGGTGAAAGCTGGGCCCAGATGGTGAAGGGCTTTCAAAAAGCGGCCCTTGAAACGCGCTTAGGCATTCCGCTGCTTTATGGTGTGGATGCCGTTCATGGGCATAACAATGTCGTCGGCGCGACGATCTTCCCGCACAATATTGGTATGGGTGCAACACGTGACGCGGATCTTGTCGAGCGGTGTGCCCAGGTGACAGCACAGGAATTACTTGCTACAGGTGTGCACTGGGATTTCGCGCCAGCGGTGAGCATCCCGCATGATTTTAGATGGGGGCGTAGCTACGAAGGTTACGCGGATAACCCGGCGGTTGTATCTGAATTAGGGGCAGCGTTCGTCAGAGGCTTGCAAGCGCCTAATGGTGGCGAAGCCCATATTCTGCCATCCGTAAAGCATTACGTGGCCGATGGCGGCACCACCTGGGGCAGCAAGAAGAGCTACGAGTGGATTGAATTT
The Phototrophicus methaneseepsis DNA segment above includes these coding regions:
- a CDS encoding LacI family DNA-binding transcriptional regulator, with the translated sequence MKKRLTLEEIGKLAGVSRATVSRVINNHPNIRQEVRERVEHIIAETGYQPNAAARSLASNRSDIIGLFIPFVVDALFNSPYFALLIQGIAQACNSYNLTLSLFLLENDHDERALQRLAGNTLIDAMIVYTDSTQPDNVSYRLIESLKRRHVPFVQVCTPLTDMTGIPYVDIDHEAGAYQATRHLIQEGYQRIGQIRTSGNITSALRDVGYRRAMKEAGLSIDESLTVYGNYSEKSGYLAMQQFIAMNGSMPDAVFSHADTMAFGALRALRERSLSVPQDLAMVGFDDLPGSAASDPPLSTVRQPIKQLGQAAVDLLQEVIAAEDLVVRKTVVPVELVVRASSKGLPTA